The proteins below are encoded in one region of Mycobacterium pseudokansasii:
- a CDS encoding malate dehydrogenase: MSASPLKVAVTGAAGQIGYSLLFRLASGSLLGPDRPIELRLLEIEPALKALEGVVMELDDCAFPLLAGVEIGADANKIFDGVNLALLVGARPRTKGMERGDLLEANGAIFTAQGKALNEVAAADVRIGVTGNPANTNALIAMSNAPDIPRERFTALTRLDHNRAISQLAKKTGVKVTDITKMTIWGNHSATQYPDVFHAEIGGKNAAEVVGDQTWIEHDFIPTVAKRGAAVIEARGASSAASAASATIDAARDWLLGSPDGDWVSMAVLSDGSYGVPEGLISSFPVTTKDGDWTIVQGLEIDEFSRGRIDKSTAELADERSAVTELGLI; the protein is encoded by the coding sequence GTGAGCGCAAGTCCCCTCAAGGTCGCCGTCACCGGTGCTGCCGGCCAGATCGGCTACAGCCTGTTGTTCCGCCTGGCCAGCGGCTCGCTGCTGGGTCCCGACCGCCCGATCGAACTGCGGCTGCTCGAGATCGAGCCGGCGCTCAAGGCGCTCGAGGGTGTGGTGATGGAACTCGACGACTGCGCGTTCCCCTTGCTGGCCGGCGTCGAAATCGGCGCAGACGCCAACAAGATCTTCGACGGCGTGAATCTGGCCCTGCTCGTCGGCGCTCGCCCGCGCACCAAGGGCATGGAGCGCGGCGACCTGCTCGAGGCCAACGGCGCCATCTTCACCGCGCAGGGCAAGGCTCTCAACGAGGTCGCCGCTGCCGACGTCCGGATCGGCGTCACCGGGAACCCGGCCAACACCAACGCGCTGATCGCGATGAGCAATGCCCCCGACATTCCGCGCGAGCGTTTCACCGCGCTGACCCGTCTCGACCACAACCGGGCGATCTCGCAGCTCGCCAAGAAGACCGGCGTGAAAGTCACCGACATCACGAAGATGACGATCTGGGGCAACCACTCGGCCACCCAGTACCCCGACGTGTTCCACGCCGAAATCGGCGGCAAGAACGCGGCCGAGGTGGTGGGCGACCAGACCTGGATCGAGCACGACTTCATCCCGACCGTCGCCAAACGGGGCGCAGCTGTCATCGAAGCGCGTGGGGCATCCTCGGCCGCCTCGGCCGCCTCGGCCACCATCGACGCCGCCCGCGACTGGCTGCTGGGCAGCCCCGACGGTGACTGGGTGTCGATGGCGGTATTGTCCGACGGTTCCTACGGCGTCCCGGAGGGGTTGATCTCGTCGTTCCCGGTGACTACCAAGGACGGCGATTGGACGATCGTTCAGGGCTTGGAGATCGACGAGTTCTCCCGCGGCCGCATCGACAAATCGACTGCCGAGCTGGCTGACGAACGCAGCGCGGTCACCGAACTCGGCCTGATCTAA